Proteins from one Amycolatopsis benzoatilytica AK 16/65 genomic window:
- a CDS encoding type VII secretion-associated protein yields MTVRVAVDFGTSSTCVVVSVNGREPQVVVIDGQPLMSSAVYAASDGTLFVGQEAERQAAVDPSRYEPNPKRRIDEGDLLLGDSVLRVTDVVHAVLERAVAEARRVAGDAPVDLLVLTHPADWGAIRTRLLRQAAGRLAREVALVPEPVAAAVYHAATFAPAAAPGGRTVEFSGRPGEALAVLDLGGGTVDVSVVQRSPEAARAARAPGGAPQRGGFQVLATRGDPSFGGADIDQALLDHVGSLVSGTDPEAWQQLVSGHDLSERRRRRVLRQDVRGAKETLSRHAYTDVPLPPPFADAHVTREDLERLIAAPLGRVVELTSGAIGDSGLRPKQLAAIFLVGGSSRIPMISRLVHERTGVVPTSLDQPETVVARGALRAVLLEPDRTGALPGTAIPGSVEQRTEVVRGGVPTRRGMPPVPGPPVPQPMRGGSAVPPRGFPPGDPVRGPQSGPFSVPVPGANGPLANSPLPNGSGNAAFGAPGAGSSGDSAGKAKSRRRLWLIVAAVLVVALGGGAAVYFATRGDSTPQGRTLTQYDYSLVAPENWVQTTDQVAERQVILRPQDALGGNDLVLAQEFLNGFDATADRKKLVDSMQSVADSSNRISAFNPNGTYGGRAVISYQEAKDEQIIVNWYVIVQGQFRVAVGCQYQKPELKPRIDAACDQVVRTLKILS; encoded by the coding sequence GTGACGGTGCGGGTCGCGGTCGACTTCGGCACCTCGAGCACCTGCGTCGTCGTTTCGGTCAACGGCCGCGAACCGCAGGTCGTGGTGATCGACGGGCAGCCGCTGATGTCCTCGGCGGTGTACGCGGCGTCCGATGGCACGCTGTTCGTCGGGCAGGAGGCGGAACGGCAGGCGGCGGTCGACCCGTCGCGCTACGAGCCGAACCCGAAGCGCCGGATCGACGAGGGCGACCTGCTCCTCGGCGATTCGGTGCTTCGGGTCACCGACGTCGTGCACGCGGTGCTGGAGCGCGCCGTCGCGGAAGCGCGGCGCGTCGCCGGCGACGCCCCGGTCGATCTGCTGGTGCTGACGCATCCGGCGGATTGGGGCGCGATCCGCACCCGGCTGCTGCGCCAAGCCGCCGGCCGGCTGGCGCGCGAGGTCGCGCTGGTGCCGGAACCGGTGGCCGCGGCGGTGTACCACGCGGCCACATTCGCTCCGGCGGCCGCGCCGGGCGGGCGGACGGTCGAGTTCTCCGGCCGTCCCGGCGAAGCACTGGCCGTGCTCGACCTCGGCGGTGGCACGGTGGACGTCAGCGTCGTGCAGCGGTCGCCGGAAGCCGCCCGGGCCGCGCGAGCGCCGGGCGGGGCACCGCAGCGCGGCGGGTTCCAGGTGCTGGCCACTCGCGGTGACCCGAGTTTCGGCGGGGCGGACATCGACCAGGCGCTGCTGGACCACGTCGGGTCGCTGGTGTCCGGCACCGATCCGGAAGCGTGGCAGCAACTGGTGTCGGGCCACGATCTTTCCGAGCGGCGCCGCCGCCGGGTGCTGCGCCAGGATGTGCGCGGTGCGAAGGAGACGCTGTCCCGGCACGCGTACACCGACGTGCCGTTGCCGCCGCCGTTCGCGGACGCGCACGTCACCCGGGAAGACCTGGAACGGCTGATCGCGGCTCCGCTCGGCCGGGTGGTCGAACTCACCAGCGGTGCGATCGGCGATTCCGGGCTGCGCCCGAAACAGCTCGCCGCGATCTTCCTGGTCGGCGGGTCCAGCCGGATCCCGATGATCTCCCGGCTGGTGCACGAGCGCACCGGCGTCGTGCCGACCAGCCTGGACCAGCCGGAGACGGTCGTCGCTCGCGGCGCGCTCCGCGCGGTCCTGCTGGAGCCCGACCGCACAGGTGCGCTGCCCGGAACGGCGATTCCGGGGTCGGTCGAGCAACGCACTGAGGTCGTCCGCGGGGGAGTGCCGACCCGGCGCGGCATGCCGCCGGTGCCGGGTCCGCCGGTACCGCAGCCGATGCGCGGCGGCTCAGCCGTGCCGCCGCGCGGGTTCCCGCCGGGCGACCCAGTCCGCGGGCCGCAGAGCGGTCCGTTCAGCGTTCCGGTTCCGGGCGCAAACGGTCCGCTGGCGAACAGTCCATTGCCGAACGGTTCCGGCAACGCGGCGTTCGGTGCGCCCGGAGCCGGCAGCTCGGGGGATTCCGCGGGCAAGGCGAAGAGCCGTCGTCGGCTGTGGCTGATCGTGGCGGCGGTGCTCGTAGTCGCGCTCGGCGGCGGCGCGGCCGTCTACTTCGCCACTCGCGGCGACAGCACCCCGCAGGGCCGCACGCTCACGCAGTACGACTACAGCCTGGTCGCTCCGGAAAACTGGGTCCAGACCACCGACCAGGTCGCCGAGCGGCAGGTGATCCTGCGCCCGCAGGACGCGCTCGGCGGCAACGACCTCGTGCTCGCGCAGGAATTCCTCAACGGCTTCGACGCGACCGCGGATCGCAAGAAGCTCGTCGACAGCATGCAGTCGGTCGCCGACAGCAGCAACCGGATCAGTGCGTTCAACCCGAATGGCACCTATGGTGGCCGGGCAGTCATCAGCTATCAGGAAGCCAAGGACGAGCAGATCATCGTCAACTGGTACGTGATCGTGCAGGGACAGTTCCGGGTCGCGGTCGGCTGCCAGTACCAGAAGCCCGAGCTGAAACCGCGCATCGACGCCGCCTGTGACCAAGTGGTGCGCACCTTGAAGATCCTCAGCTGA
- a CDS encoding type VII secretion protein EccC yields MSTLQFKKSPRLAAPRPPGGEVHLEPPPEVPRTIPGNIVAKAIPGVMIFASLGMMAFMFISGGKSPTTIMMSGMMLMGTVGMLAGGGGKGGGQKKAEMDEDRKDYLRYLGQMRDRAREAMVDQRAALEWVHPDPQSLWSLAASRRMWERRQNDADFLHLRVGRSSHRLATRLVPPQTGPVDELEPIATLALRRFVRAHSIVPDLPTQITLRGFAAVSMQGERSRTRALTRAMLAQLVAFHSPDDVMIAVATAGRAKEEWEWAKWLPHVQHPDLSDGIGQLRMMAGSLKQIEDWLDEELRDRQRFSRNATPAPDQPHIVIIVDDAEVTREEQIILEEGLVGVTLIDLSDSIGNLAARRGLRLVVEEERLGARSAGGVEWFGRPDWLSVVEVEALARLIAPYRVGGGGGGNDTSEEEPLLSNPSLLELLSIPGDPMTFDVQQAWRPRPIRDRYRVPFGVGEYGQPVELDIKEAAAEGMGPHGLCIGATGSGKSEFLRTLVLGMLATHSSSTLNFVLVDFKGGATFLGLDKAPHVSAVITNLADEVTLVDRMKDALAGEMNRRQEALKNGGNFKNVWEYEKARENGADLDPLPALFIVCDEFSELLAAKPDFIDLFVAIGRLGRSLQMHMLLASQRLEEGKLRGLDSHLSYRIGLKTFSAAESRAAIGVPDAFELPSVPGGGYLKYDTSTLVRFKASYVSGPYRPAGIKAAGPAATVVRADKRPQLFVPDFVELPKEPEPEPVAEEQEAPKKQESEEAVEPSELDVIVGRLVGQGPPAHEVWLPPLNEPNSLDTMLPNLNPTEDRGLSPVGFFGNGRLQVPMGIVDRPYEQRRDLLWADFSGAQGHGVIAGGPQSGKSTMLRTLIMSMALTHTPEEAQFYCLDLGGGTLAGLADLPHVGGVAVARREPDKARRIVAELTTLMTEREGRFGEMGVDSMTEFRNRKRRGEISAEQDPFGDAFLIVDNWRALRDDFEELETSITRLATQGLAYGVHVIISANRWADLRPAIKDMIGTRLELRLGDPTESEMDRRIAVNVPAGRPGRGLTREKLHLLGGLPRIDGSSDPETIAAGVADAVAKIRGAWRGRVAPQVRLLPEMITYEEVLALETRRDHKMVPIGVNEEDLQPIYLDFESDSHFFAFADGESGKTNLLRQIARGITERYTPQEAVILLVDYRRTMLGFLEGPSLLGYAVSAQQLEGMVADVNGSMTRRLPGPDVTQEQLKSRSWWSGPELFVLVDDYDLVATQSTNPLKPLAEFLAQAKDVGLHLIVVRRTGGASRAAYDPILGKLKELAATGMVMNGSRDEGVLIGNIRPSAMPPGRGNMLSRKNGKQLIQVSWIQPD; encoded by the coding sequence ATGAGCACGCTGCAGTTCAAGAAGTCGCCGCGGCTGGCCGCGCCGCGCCCACCCGGCGGCGAGGTGCACCTCGAGCCGCCGCCCGAGGTGCCCCGCACGATCCCGGGAAACATTGTCGCCAAGGCGATTCCGGGGGTGATGATCTTCGCGTCGCTCGGCATGATGGCGTTCATGTTCATCTCGGGCGGCAAGAGCCCGACGACGATCATGATGAGCGGCATGATGCTGATGGGCACCGTCGGCATGCTCGCGGGCGGCGGCGGCAAGGGCGGCGGCCAGAAGAAGGCCGAGATGGACGAGGACCGCAAGGATTACCTGCGGTATCTCGGCCAGATGCGCGACCGCGCCCGCGAGGCGATGGTCGACCAGCGCGCCGCGCTCGAATGGGTGCACCCGGACCCGCAGTCGCTGTGGTCGCTCGCGGCCAGCCGCCGGATGTGGGAGCGCCGCCAGAACGACGCGGATTTCCTGCACCTGCGGGTGGGTCGCAGTTCGCACCGGCTGGCGACGCGGCTGGTGCCGCCTCAGACGGGGCCGGTCGACGAGCTGGAGCCGATCGCCACCCTCGCGCTGCGCCGGTTCGTGCGCGCGCACTCGATCGTGCCGGACCTGCCGACGCAGATCACGCTGCGCGGGTTCGCCGCGGTGAGCATGCAGGGCGAGCGCAGCCGCACCCGCGCGCTGACCCGCGCGATGCTGGCCCAGCTGGTGGCTTTCCACAGCCCGGACGACGTGATGATCGCGGTGGCGACCGCGGGCCGGGCGAAGGAGGAGTGGGAGTGGGCCAAGTGGCTCCCGCACGTCCAGCACCCGGACCTGTCGGACGGCATCGGGCAGCTGCGGATGATGGCCGGCTCGCTCAAGCAGATCGAAGACTGGCTGGACGAGGAGCTGCGGGATCGGCAGCGGTTCTCCCGCAACGCGACGCCCGCGCCGGACCAGCCGCACATCGTGATCATCGTCGACGACGCCGAAGTGACCCGCGAGGAGCAGATCATCCTCGAAGAGGGACTGGTCGGCGTCACCTTGATCGACTTGTCGGACTCGATCGGCAACCTGGCCGCCCGGCGCGGTCTGCGGCTCGTGGTCGAGGAGGAGCGGCTCGGCGCGCGCAGCGCGGGCGGCGTGGAGTGGTTCGGCCGCCCGGACTGGCTGAGCGTGGTCGAGGTGGAGGCGTTGGCGCGGTTGATCGCGCCCTACCGGGTCGGCGGTGGCGGCGGCGGGAACGACACCAGCGAGGAAGAGCCGCTGCTGTCCAACCCTTCGCTGCTGGAGCTGCTGAGCATTCCGGGCGACCCGATGACGTTCGACGTGCAGCAGGCGTGGCGGCCCCGGCCGATCCGCGACCGCTACCGCGTCCCGTTCGGCGTCGGCGAGTACGGGCAGCCGGTGGAGCTGGACATCAAGGAAGCCGCGGCCGAGGGCATGGGCCCGCACGGGCTGTGCATCGGCGCGACCGGTTCCGGTAAGTCCGAGTTCCTGCGGACGCTGGTACTGGGGATGCTGGCGACGCATTCGTCGAGCACGCTGAACTTCGTCCTCGTCGACTTCAAGGGCGGTGCGACGTTCCTCGGGCTGGACAAGGCCCCGCACGTGTCCGCGGTGATCACCAACCTCGCGGACGAGGTCACGCTGGTCGACCGGATGAAGGACGCACTGGCCGGCGAGATGAACCGCCGCCAGGAAGCGCTGAAGAACGGCGGCAACTTCAAGAACGTCTGGGAGTATGAGAAGGCCCGCGAGAACGGCGCCGACCTCGACCCGCTGCCCGCGCTGTTCATCGTCTGTGACGAGTTCTCCGAACTGCTGGCCGCGAAGCCGGACTTCATCGACCTGTTCGTCGCCATCGGCCGGCTGGGCCGGTCGCTGCAGATGCACATGCTGCTCGCGTCGCAGCGGCTGGAAGAGGGCAAGCTGCGCGGTCTGGACTCGCACCTGTCCTACCGGATCGGCCTGAAGACCTTCTCCGCGGCGGAATCCCGCGCGGCGATCGGCGTGCCGGACGCGTTCGAGCTGCCGTCGGTCCCCGGTGGCGGTTACCTGAAGTACGACACCTCGACCCTGGTGCGGTTCAAGGCGTCGTATGTGTCCGGGCCGTACCGGCCCGCCGGGATCAAGGCGGCCGGCCCGGCCGCGACCGTGGTGCGCGCGGACAAGCGCCCGCAGTTGTTCGTGCCGGACTTCGTGGAACTGCCGAAGGAACCCGAGCCGGAACCGGTCGCCGAGGAACAAGAAGCCCCGAAGAAGCAGGAGTCCGAAGAGGCGGTCGAGCCCAGCGAGCTGGACGTGATCGTCGGGAGGCTGGTCGGGCAGGGGCCGCCGGCGCACGAGGTGTGGCTGCCGCCGCTCAACGAGCCGAACTCGCTCGACACGATGCTGCCGAACCTCAACCCCACCGAGGACCGCGGTCTCTCCCCGGTCGGGTTCTTTGGCAACGGGCGGCTGCAGGTGCCGATGGGCATCGTGGACCGGCCGTATGAGCAGCGGCGCGACCTGCTGTGGGCGGACTTCTCCGGTGCGCAGGGCCACGGCGTGATCGCCGGCGGTCCGCAGTCGGGCAAGTCGACGATGCTGCGGACGCTGATCATGTCGATGGCGTTGACGCACACCCCCGAGGAAGCGCAGTTCTACTGCCTCGACCTCGGTGGCGGTACCCTCGCCGGTCTCGCCGACCTGCCGCACGTCGGCGGCGTCGCGGTGGCCCGGCGCGAGCCGGACAAGGCGCGACGGATCGTGGCCGAGCTGACCACGCTGATGACCGAGCGCGAAGGCCGGTTCGGCGAGATGGGCGTGGACTCCATGACGGAGTTCCGCAACCGCAAGCGCCGCGGCGAGATCTCCGCCGAGCAGGATCCGTTCGGCGACGCCTTCCTGATCGTGGACAACTGGCGGGCGCTGCGAGACGACTTCGAGGAGCTGGAAACCTCGATTACCCGGCTGGCCACCCAGGGCCTTGCCTACGGCGTGCACGTGATCATTTCCGCGAACCGGTGGGCGGACCTGCGCCCGGCGATCAAGGACATGATCGGCACCCGGCTCGAGCTGCGCCTTGGCGACCCGACCGAGTCGGAGATGGACCGGCGGATCGCGGTCAACGTCCCGGCCGGACGGCCCGGACGCGGGCTCACCCGGGAGAAGCTGCACCTGCTGGGCGGCCTGCCCCGGATCGACGGGTCGAGCGACCCGGAGACGATCGCGGCGGGCGTGGCCGACGCGGTGGCCAAGATCCGCGGCGCCTGGCGCGGCCGGGTCGCTCCGCAGGTCCGCCTGCTGCCGGAGATGATCACCTACGAAGAGGTCCTCGCGCTGGAGACCCGCCGCGACCACAAGATGGTCCCGATCGGCGTCAACGAGGAAGACCTCCAGCCGATCTACCTGGACTTCGAGTCGGACTCGCACTTCTTCGCCTTCGCCGACGGCGAGTCGGGCAAGACGAACCTGCTGCGGCAGATCGCGCGGGGCATCACCGAGCGGTACACGCCGCAGGAAGCGGTGATCCTGCTGGTCGACTACCGGCGCACGATGCTCGGGTTCCTGGAGGGGCCGTCCCTGCTGGGCTACGCGGTGTCGGCGCAGCAGCTGGAGGGCATGGTCGCGGACGTCAACGGGTCGATGACCCGGCGGCTGCCCGGCCCGGACGTCACCCAGGAACAGCTCAAGAGCCGGTCCTGGTGGAGCGGCCCGGAACTGTTCGTGCTGGTCGACGACTACGACCTGGTCGCGACCCAGTCCACCAACCCGCTCAAGCCGCTGGCGGAGTTCCTGGCCCAGGCCAAGGACGTCGGCCTGCACCTGATCGTGGTCCGGCGCACCGGTGGTGCGTCGCGCGCGGCCTACGACCCGATCCTGGGCAAGCTGAAGGAACTCGCGGCCACCGGCATGGTGATGAACGGCTCCCGCGACGAAGGTGTCCTGATCGGCAACATCCGGCCCAGCGCCATGCCGCCTGGCCGGGGCAACATGCTCAGCCGCAAGAACGGCAAGCAGCTGATCCAGGTGTCGTGGATCCAGCCGGACTGA